Within the Solibacillus silvestris genome, the region TCGATTGTTTTCGGCGTTGTTGTCCCTGCAAGTTGTCCTGCTTCGAAAAGATTAGGTGTGACAACTGTTGCGTGGGGTAATAAATATTGAATCATTGCTGTCGTATTGCCAGGGTTCAATACTTCATCTTCGCCTTTGCAGACCATAACTGGATCGATAACAATTTTATCTGTACCGGAAGCCTGGATCGCTTTTGAGGCCATTTGAATAATTTCTTCAGTTGAAAGCATGCCTGTCTTAATGGCATCGACACCTGTTGAAAGGGCTGTATCGATTTGCTTTTGCAATAATTCTGTCGGTAGCGGTGTTACTGTGTGGCTCCAAGTTTTCGGGTCCATTGTTACGACTACAGTCAATGCGACCATTCCGTATGTGCCATGTTCCTGGAAGGCTTTTAAATCGGCCTGCATTCCTGCGCCTGCAGAAGTATCAGAACCAGCAATTGTTAAAGTTTTTTTTAGTGTCATATAGCATATCTCCTTATAGTGAATATTCGAATTATAATTAGGTTAAGTATAACTCCTATCTGACTATATAAAAATGGTCAGAAAACGAAAAAACTATAATGCCAGAAGAACTACTTGAACTTCTGATGCAAATACAATAGCGTTTAAAATGAGGTGGAAATTATGATGGAACAGTTAACGAATAGTTGGAAAGATTTATTGTCTCGAGAAAAAGAGCAGCCGTATTATAAATTTCTCGAAACATTTTTAGAAAGACAATACATGGAACAAACAGTGTATCCGAAGAAGGAGAATATTTTCAATGCCCTCCAGTTAACGGATTACGATAATGTAAAAGTAGTCATTTTAGGCCAAGACCCGTATCATGGTCCGAATCAGGCACATGGATTAAGTTTTTCGGTTGAAAAAGGGCAAAAATTACCACCCAGTCTTAAAAATATGATGAAGGAACTGCAACAGGACATTGGCTGCGAAATACCTGAGCATGGAGACTTAACATCGTGGGCAAAGCAGGGT harbors:
- a CDS encoding hydroxymethylpyrimidine/phosphomethylpyrimidine kinase (catalyzes the phosphorylation of three vitamin B6 precursors, pyridoxal, pyridoxine and pyridoxamine); the encoded protein is MTLKKTLTIAGSDTSAGAGMQADLKAFQEHGTYGMVALTVVVTMDPKTWSHTVTPLPTELLQKQIDTALSTGVDAIKTGMLSTEEIIQMASKAIQASGTDKIVIDPVMVCKGEDEVLNPGNTTAMIQYLLPHATVVTPNLFEAGQLAGTTTPKTIEQMQAAAVKIHELGAKNVVIKGGKALVHDKAVDLFYNGVEFKLLETEKVSSTYNHGAGCTFAASICANLANGLTVEESVIEAKEFVSAAIKHGWALNEHVGPVMHGAKPRFGAPEVTVTTIPNYVKA
- a CDS encoding uracil-DNA glycosylase: MMEQLTNSWKDLLSREKEQPYYKFLETFLERQYMEQTVYPKKENIFNALQLTDYDNVKVVILGQDPYHGPNQAHGLSFSVEKGQKLPPSLKNMMKELQQDIGCEIPEHGDLTSWAKQGVLLLNTVLTVQAGKANSHKGQGWEQFTNAVIELLAKREQPIVFLLWGKPAQSKRMLIEQISSNHIILQSPHPSPLSAHRGFFGSRPYSKANEALLSLGQQPIDWCLTKKWGNS